The following are from one region of the Jatrophihabitans telluris genome:
- a CDS encoding glycosyltransferase family 4 protein, which produces MRIDFLLEQALAPVPGGTGRYSVELAAALAQSADPSDRVRGVTAWHRDLTAARAAGVPLTRLPLPARGLVLAWEHRSGPRLSRADLVHAPTPLLPPPSRAPLVVTIHDTVPWTHPETLTPRGVRWHIEMAERAVEQAAAIAVPSQVVARELLGVLPGLEPARVHVLGAGVSAAFRAEPDPAAVAAAVTAFGLDERPYVLSLATLEPRKGLDVALAALALTAAGGPVLAIVGQPGWGGLDLVGAAARLGLPAERVKLLGRVSDPELHLLLRGARALLMPSRAEGFGLPVAEAMAAGTPVISSDAPALVEVAGQAALVVAREDAGALAAAIERVLTEPGLAESLSAAGRAQAASYTWPKVAERAWALYRSLVRGAN; this is translated from the coding sequence GCGCTCGCGCAGTCCGCCGATCCCTCGGATCGGGTTCGTGGCGTGACCGCCTGGCACCGCGATCTCACCGCGGCCCGCGCGGCCGGTGTCCCGCTGACCCGGCTCCCGTTGCCGGCCCGCGGGCTCGTGCTGGCCTGGGAGCATCGGTCCGGCCCGCGGCTTTCCCGCGCGGACCTCGTCCACGCGCCGACACCCCTGCTGCCCCCGCCGAGCCGCGCCCCGCTGGTGGTCACCATCCACGACACCGTTCCCTGGACCCACCCGGAGACCCTGACCCCGCGCGGGGTCAGGTGGCACATCGAGATGGCCGAGCGTGCCGTCGAGCAGGCCGCCGCGATCGCGGTGCCGAGCCAGGTGGTGGCGCGTGAGCTGCTGGGCGTGCTGCCCGGCTTGGAACCCGCGCGGGTCCACGTGCTCGGCGCCGGCGTCTCGGCGGCGTTCCGGGCCGAGCCGGACCCGGCCGCGGTCGCCGCCGCGGTGACCGCCTTCGGTCTCGACGAACGGCCCTACGTGCTGTCGCTGGCCACCCTGGAACCCCGCAAGGGACTCGACGTCGCGCTCGCCGCGCTGGCCCTAACCGCCGCGGGCGGACCGGTTCTGGCCATCGTCGGACAGCCGGGCTGGGGCGGTCTCGACCTGGTCGGTGCCGCCGCGCGGCTCGGGCTACCGGCCGAGCGGGTGAAGCTGCTGGGACGCGTGTCCGACCCGGAGCTGCACCTGCTGCTGCGCGGTGCCCGAGCGCTGCTGATGCCCAGTCGTGCGGAGGGTTTCGGGCTGCCCGTCGCCGAGGCGATGGCCGCGGGGACGCCGGTCATCAGTTCCGACGCGCCTGCCCTGGTGGAGGTCGCGGGCCAGGCCGCGCTGGTCGTGGCGCGCGAGGACGCCGGTGCGTTGGCGGCGGCCATCGAGCGGGTGCTGACCGAACCGGGCCTCGCCGAGTCGCTGAGCGCAGCCGGACGCGCACAGGCGGCGAGCTACACCTGGCCGAAGGTCGCCGAACGAGCCTGGGCGCTGTATCGGAGCCTGGTCCGGGGCGCGAATTGA
- a CDS encoding glycosyltransferase family 4 protein, with amino-acid sequence MRVLLDATAIPVDRRGVGRYLEELIPALARTDGLALVVAAQAHDAEAFGRTGAEVVAASGRIASRRNRMVWEQTTLPALARRVGAQVVHSPHYTMPLACRVPVVVTLHDATFFSNPDLHQPLKRHFFRAATRLAVRRAAALVVPSAATRDELVRLVSPAAARAVVAHHGVDSATFHRPSDAEIEQLRRDLDLGSQDYVAFLGTIEPRKNLVNLVRGWQQAASGRDRAPAMVLAGGRGWDAEIDDAVAAVTRSAPSLRLLRPGYLPVESLRALLGGAEVVAYPALGEGFGLPVLEAMACGTAVLTTRRLALPEVGGDAVAYTETDAASIAAALTGLLDDPGRRLQLAAAGIARAAEFTWDRAAQAHLHAFRTALSR; translated from the coding sequence TTGCGTGTACTGCTCGACGCCACCGCCATCCCGGTCGACCGACGTGGTGTGGGCCGCTACCTCGAGGAGCTGATCCCGGCGCTGGCGCGCACCGACGGGCTGGCGCTGGTGGTGGCCGCGCAGGCTCACGATGCCGAGGCATTCGGCCGGACCGGCGCCGAGGTGGTCGCGGCGAGCGGACGGATCGCTTCCCGGCGAAACCGGATGGTGTGGGAACAGACCACCTTGCCCGCTCTTGCCCGCCGGGTCGGGGCGCAGGTGGTGCACTCACCGCATTACACGATGCCGCTCGCGTGCCGGGTTCCGGTAGTGGTCACCCTTCACGACGCCACCTTCTTCTCCAATCCCGACCTGCACCAACCGCTCAAACGGCACTTCTTCCGGGCAGCGACGCGGCTGGCCGTGCGACGAGCCGCGGCCCTGGTGGTGCCCTCCGCCGCCACCCGGGACGAGCTCGTCCGGCTGGTGTCCCCGGCGGCCGCGCGAGCCGTGGTGGCCCACCACGGCGTGGACTCGGCCACCTTCCACCGGCCCAGCGACGCGGAGATCGAGCAGCTGCGCCGCGATCTCGACCTCGGTTCGCAGGACTACGTCGCGTTCCTGGGCACGATCGAGCCGAGGAAGAACCTGGTGAACCTGGTGCGCGGCTGGCAGCAGGCAGCGTCCGGCCGGGACCGGGCGCCGGCCATGGTGCTGGCCGGTGGACGCGGGTGGGACGCCGAGATCGACGACGCCGTCGCGGCCGTCACACGCAGCGCCCCGTCGCTGCGTCTGTTGCGGCCCGGTTACCTTCCTGTCGAGTCTCTGCGCGCCCTGCTCGGCGGCGCCGAGGTGGTGGCCTATCCCGCCCTCGGCGAGGGCTTCGGCCTGCCCGTGCTCGAGGCGATGGCGTGCGGGACGGCGGTGCTCACCACCCGCCGCCTGGCCCTTCCCGAGGTGGGCGGGGACGCGGTGGCCTACACCGAGACCGACGCAGCTTCGATCGCGGCGGCGCTCACCGGCCTGCTCGACGATCCCGGGCGCCGCTTGCAGCTGGCCGCGGCGGGTATCGCCCGGGCCGCGGAGTTCACCTGGGACCGTGCCGCCCAGGCGCATCTGCACGCGTTCCGGACGGCGCTTTCCCGATGA